CCTCCTCACGGAGGTCTTGCATTTGGCTTTGACCGTTTCTGCGCTTTGTTTGGCGGACAGGATACAATCAGAGATTACATTGCATTCCCTAAGAATAATATGGGCAGAGATGTAATGGCAGACGCACCTTCATATATAGATGATATTCAGATGAAAGAGCTGTGCATCACATCAACCGCACCAAAACAGGAAGAGAAATAGTTGAAAATAATATCTGTCGCGACAGATATAAAAAATAAAAAATTATGGGTTTAGAGCAACAAATACAGGACGGAATCAAGGCTGCTATGATAGCCAAGGATAAGGTTAAGTTAGAGGCTCTTAGAGCTGTGAAGTCTGAAATTCTGCTGGCTAAAACAGCAGCGGGCGGTGCGGCAAAAGAGCTTGCAGATTCTGATGTGGTTAAGTTGATTCAGAAACTTGTAAAGCAGCACAATGAGAGCGCAGAACTTTATAAGCAGAACAATCGCCAAGACTTGGCAGACAATGAGTTAGCAGAGGCAAAGCACATGGAGTGTTTTCTACCAAAGCAGCTTTCCGCAGAAGAACTTGAGGCAGAACTTAAGAAAATTATTGCAGCTGTTGGAGCAACTAAAATTTCCGATTTGGGAAAAGTTATGGGAACTGCAACAAAGCAACTTGCCGGAAAAGCTGAGGGGAGCGCAATTGTACAAGCTGTAAAGAAACTGCTTTCTCAACTTTAATTAGCTGAAATTCAATTTAAAGCAGCAGCGCATAAACGTCTGCTGCTTTTTTTAAATCTGCTGCATTTTCCAATGGCAAATCTTAAACCTTTTTTTAACGCCGGTGTGATAGAGGCGGGATGTGATGAGGCGGGACGCGGATGTCTTGCCGGTCCTGTTTATGCGGCAGCCGTAATTTTGCCAAAAGATTTTTATCATCCGCTGCTAAATGATTCCAAGCAGCTTACAAAAAAACAGAGAGATGAGCTGCGTCCCATTATTATGAAAGAGGCTGTAGCTTATGGCATTGCAAGCGTTTCTCCAAAAGAGATAGACAAAATAAATATCCTTAACGCCTCCATAAAGGCTATGCATAAAGCGCTGCAAAAACTTAAACCTCAGCCTGTATCAATAATTGTAGATGGCAATAAATTCAAGCCATACAAAAAAATTCAGCACAAGTGCATTGTTAAGGGAGATGCCACATACGCCTCAATAGCAGCCGCTTCCATTCTTGCAAAAACCAGCAGAGATGCTTACATGTTAAAAATTGCAAAAGAATTTCCGCAATACGGCTGGGATAAAAACATGGCCTATCCCACAAAAGAGCACAGGGCCGCAATAGAAAAATATGGCGTAACCAAGTATCACAGAATGACTTACCAGTTACTGCCTGAATTAAAATTATTTTAAAATCAAATAAAATCAATGTCCAAACTCCGCAGCTATATACTTCCAATTGCTATTATTCTTGGATTAATCTTCCATAGCTTTTGCGGAAAATATGCATACCTGGCGCCCTACTGTGTCTTCACAATTTTAATACTCAATTTTGTCGCGATAGATTTGCGTAAACTTCACATTTCCAGGCTAAACTATATTATTATGTTCTTTCAGATTATAGTCAGCCTGGCAGCATATTTTGCTGTTCATTACCTATTTGGAAATGAAGTTATAGCGCAAGCAGTTTTGATTGGCGTGCTTTGTCCCGTCGCCGCTTCCATTGTGGTAATCTCCACCATGTTGGGTGCTGACAGAGAAACAGTTACAGCATATACAATTGTCGGGAATATAATGGTTGCAATTGTAGCCCCAATATATTTTTCATTCATCGGCCAACAGCAAGATATGCCTTTTTGGACCTCTTTTCTTTTGGTATTCAGGAAGATAGGACCTATCATCGGCCTGCCGTTTTTTATCGCTCTGCTTATTCAGGTTACTCTTCCAAAAGCGGGAAGTTATCTCAGCAGATTTAAAGATTATACATTTTATCTGTGGGCAATAGCTTTGTTTCTTGCTTTAGGTCAGACAATTAACTACGTCTTTAACCACGGCCGTGGAAACGGAAAAGTTATTCTTGCTTTAGGAATTATCTCTGCATTTGTTTGCTTTTTCCACTACGGCATAGGAAAGTTAATTGGCAAAAAATACGGAGATTCAATGGCCGGAGGCCAGATGCTTGGGCAAAAGAACACCGCCGTAGGAATGTGGATGTCAAGCACTTACCTACTTCCGATGGCTGCCGTATTCCTGGCATTTTATTCCATCTGGCAAAATCTTTTCAACAGCTGGCAGTTGTGGATGCACGATAAAAAGTAATCTCTATTACACCTACATGTAAAGTCTTGTTATGTCTTGCTCTGCAGCCATGAGGTTTTAGGCACTATTGCCGTTAAAAAACCGTAGGCGCAAGCAAGAGCATAACAAGACTTTGCGTGCGATGAGATTATCAAAAAAAGTTCTGTAGGCGGAACTGTGAATCAGATAGTTACAATTTGGCCGATCTTATAGATTCGGCCAAACTGTAAATCGTTGATACACAATGACGACAGCAACACTTATAAGATAAAGTCAGCGGTAGCAATACGAGAATTGCATGTTCGCTCTGCTCACATGCAGAGCAATGCGCCACAAAGCAGCGCATTGCCTTATGGTTAACGCGGCTACCGCCGCGGAATGCACGCTCCCTACGGTCGCGGGCCTAACGGCCTGGGGACATTCGGTCGCGGGCCTAACGGCCTGGGGACATTCGGTCGCGGGCCTGCGGCCCTGAGAACATGTTATTACTTATTTAGAATTGATAGCATCAACAGGATTGAGATTGGCGGCAGCGCTGGCAGGCAGCAAACCGCTGATAATACCTATGATTGAAGCTATTAGCACACCGGCAAGGACGTTGCCCATGGTCAGGGTTACTTCATATTCCGGAGGGATTGGAGCTACCAGCAAGATGATGGCAACCAACAATATTCCCACGATTGCACCGGCAATAGCTAGCAAAACGGCCTCTGTAAGGAACTGTGTAAGAATAATATATTTCTTTGCGCCCAGCGCCTTTTGAATGCCTATTATATTAGTTCGCTCTTTGACTGAAACAAACATAATGTTTGCAATTCCAAATCCTCCAATCAAAAGAGAGAACATCGCAATTATCCAACCTACCCTGTTAATGGCTTTGAAAATAGTTTTTACCATATCAAGAAGAGAGGTCATTTTCATTGTAGAGAAATTATATTTATCGCTTGGACGTAATCTGCGGTGCTGGCGCATCAGCATCTTAAGTTCTCCCGTAAATTCATCAGCATCAACACCTTGTTTTGGTATTGCGATTATGTCAAGAGCATCCGAATCGTCAAAATCCACCATTACTTTGCCGAATTTAAAAGGAATAAAAACTGCTTTGTCTGTGGCCATCACGTTAAGTATGCCATTCCCCTGCTTCTCAAAAACACCAATGATAATTGCAGAATTACCGTTGATTTTAATACTCTTCCCTATCGGGTTTTCATCTTTATAAAGTTCTTGTGCAACTTCATATCCAATAATCGCGACAGTTTTTCCCTCTTCGGCTTCCGCCTCAGTAAAGAATCGCCCGCTTTGCAAATCTACGTTAACAACTTTTCTGAAATTACCGGTAGGACAAATAACATGGGCATTATCAATTGAATTTCTTCCGTTCTTTAAAAGAGCTGTAAATCCGGCATTTAGGACAATCGCATCTGCTTTTTGGGAATTATCTCTCAAGAATTTGTAATCCTCATAAGTAATAGGAGGACGTCTCATGTACTCCCACCATTTGAACTCTCCGGTAGTATTCATTACGGAATTACCCTCATCATCCTCCGCGCCCATGCCGGGCCACTTTGAAATTTGCACCGCATTGCTTCCCAAACTTTCAAACCCCTTCCTTACATTTTTCTGCAACGCATCTATCGCAGTAAAAACAGCTACAATGCAGAAGATGCCAATGCTAACTCCCAGCAATGACAGAAAAGTGCGGAATTTATTCCCCTTCAGCTCATTATAAGCAAACACCACTCCCTCCTTGAGCATCTTCAGCACCATTCTGACTCTCTTTACAAATCTCCACTCCGCCATAATAAATCCTCTTAGTATTTCTATTTTTACTCAGTTATTTTTTCCCCAGACCCATTTTTTTCTTCATATCCCGCAGCGCGTCAAAAGCATCCATCGGGGACATAGTATTTAAATCCAGAGATTCCAATTTCTTCTTTAAGTCCACAAGCAGCGGGTCATCCAGCTGGAAAAATGAGAGCTGCAGATTATCGTCATCTTTTTTCTTGCGCTCTTTATTTTGCTCATTATCTGCCTGTTCCTTCTCCATCTCAGTCAATTTTTTCTGCGCCGCATCAATCACCGCAGCCGGCATACCGGCCATATTAGCAACATGTATTCCAAAGCTATGAGCTACTCCTCCCGGACATAATTTCCTCAAAAATATAACTTTATCTCCCGCCTCCTTAACGGCAATATGGTAATTCTTTACGCGCGGATAAAGTTTTTCCAGTTCATTCAATTCATGATAATGGGTGGCAAAAAGTGTCTTTGCCCTCATTCCGTTCTGATGAATATATTCCACTATGGCCCAGGCAATTGACATACCGTCAAATGTGCTTGTACCGCGTCCGATTTCATCCAAAAGCACAAGACTTCTCGGCGACAAATTGTGTAGAATTGTAGCCGTTTCTATCATCTCCACCATAAAAGTGGACTCGCCCCGGGAAATATTATCAGATGCTCCTACCCTGGTGAATATCTTGTCAACCAAACCAATAGAAGCACTCTTTGCAGGGACAAAAGAACCGGCCTGAGCAAGCAGAACTATTAAAGCAGTCTGTCTAAGCAGCGCGCTTTTACCTGCCATGTTAGGACCTGTCAGGATTATAATTTGCTGAGTATCATTGTCCAGCATCAAATCATTTGCAACATATTCCTCCCCTGCCGGCATCATTGTTTCCAAAACGGGATGTCTTCCCTGTGCTATTTCTATCTTATCTCCTTCATTAATTTTAGGACGGCAATATTTATTCTCACAGGCAATTTGTGCAAATCCAGCCAAACAATCTATAGCTGCTATTGCATTGCAGGTCACCTGAATAGATGAGATATCTTTTTGAACAGCACTTACCAGCTCCTGATATATTCTGCTCTCTATCTCATAAATTCTGGACTCAGCTCCCAAAATTTTCTCCTCATACTCTTTAAGTTCCGGAGTAATATATCTCTCCGCACTTACAAGTGTCTGCTTTCTAATCCACTCCGCCGGAACTTTGTCTTTATAAGTATTTCTTACCTCCAGGTAATACCCAAAAACATTATTGTAACTTATTTTTAATGAGGATATTCCTGTCCTTTCACTCTCCCTTCTCTGCAAGTCAATCAAGTAATCCTTGCTATTGCGTGAAATGCTCCTTAAATCATCCAGCTCTTTGTCCACTCCGCCGCCAATTATATCACCCTTGCCCAGCATGGCAGCCGGATTTTCAACCATATCTTTGGCTATCAGCGCAGCTAATTCTCTAAACTCTTTAAGCTCTCTATTGTATTGTGACAAAGGGGTAACCAAATTTGAAATAGGTTTGATTTGCTCCAGCCCGCGTCTGAGCTGAACCATCTCCCTCGGATTTATTTTCCCCGCCGCAGCACGTCCCAATATTCTCTCCATATCTCCAATATTCCCAATCCTCTGCTGTACCTCTTCTCTAATATCCTTGTGCTCAACAAAATATTGCACCGCGTCATACCTCTTCTCTATCTCTCCGCTCTCCTTTAACGGCATTCCAACCCAAGAACGCAGCAACCTGGCTCCCATGGGAGAAGAAGTTTTATCCACAACATTTATAAGGGAAACACCTCCGGGAGCAACCGTAGAAAATATCTCTAAATTCCTGATAGTGAACTTATCCAGCCAAACAAAATTTTTACCGTCAATTCTAGATACGGAGTTAATCTGAGCCGCATCTGTAATATGATTTTGTTCCAAATAAAACAGCGCAGCTCCGGCGGCTGTTTTTGCAAGAGAAAGTTCATCTATCCCAAATCCCTTAAGCGCCTTATCTCCAAACTGTTTCTTTAATTTATCTTCACACGCATCCGGAACAAACGCCCAATCATCCATTAAGGTGATGTAAAAATCCTCCCCAAATCTTTTCTTAAATCCCGCCTCATATCCCTTCTGCAAAAGCATCTCCTTTGGCTTCATATCAGATAGCAGAACCTCCAGATAATCAAGAGTTCCCTGCGCCACTTTAAATGTTCCGGTAGATACATCCACAAATGCGGCCCCTCCCTCATCTTTAGAGAAAAATATTGAGCACAAAAAATTATTCTCCTTTAAATCCAGCAGCTGTTCATTATACGCAACGCCTGGCGTAACAAGCTCTGTAACACCTCTCTTGACAATGCTCTTTGCAAATTTAGGGTCTTCCAGCTGATCGCAAACCGCAACTTTATATCCGGCCCTCACAAGCTTTGGCAAGTAATTATCAATGGCATGATGCGGAAATCCGCACAATTCAACAGCTGTCGGGACCCCATTAGACCTCTTTGTCAAAACAATACCCAGCACCTTGCTTGTTGTGATTGCATCATCACCGTAAGACTCATAGAAATCTCCCACGCGCATAAGCATCAAAGCCTCAGGATATTGGGCTTTAAATTTGAAATATTGCTTCATCAGCGGCGTGTCTAAATTTCTCTCTGCCATAGCAACGCAAAATTAGCATAATAAATCAAAAGGAGCGTGCAATTCTATCAATTTCCTATCTTTGTAAATGTTGTAAAATGTACAATTTAACCACAATTAACAATGAAACTTTTTAAATCTTTAATCACGACAATTTTATTATCCGTCTTGGTTTTGGCAGGCAGCGCTGCATCAGCCAAAAAAGACCCGGTCTCTTCTCAGACAAAAAAAGAGATAAATTCAGACATAGCGCAAGTAATGAAGGAGTTCAATACCGTCGGACTGGGAGTTGCCGTTGTTAGAAATGGTCAAATTGTTTACGCCAATTCTTGGGGATATAAAGACCTGGAGAATAAAAAAGCATTAAAAAATGATGATATTTTTAGAATAGCTTCTATCTCTAAATCATTCACAGCCACGGCAATAATGCAGCTTGTAGAGCAGGGAAAAGTATCTTTGGATGAGGATGTTTCTGATTTAGTTGGTTTTAAGGTTAGAAATCCAAAATTCCCGGATGTGAAGATTACCGTAAAAATGTTGCTGTCACACACTTCCAGCCTGAATGATAGCCAGGGCTATTTTACATTGGATGTTATAGACCCCTCTAAATCAAAAGATTACTATAAAGCATATAATGATTACAAACCTGGAACCGGATATGAATACGCCAATCTGGGATTTAACACATTAGGAACAATATTGGAAAGGATAAGCGGGGAGAGATTTGACCAATACATTGTAAATCACATTCTTAAACCATTAAATGTTTACGGCGGATATTGGGTTGCCAGCTTGGACAAGAGCAAATTTGTCAATTTGTATAATTGGAATAATGAGACAAAAAAATATGAAGTTCAGCCGGAGGCCTATGATCCAAGAACGGAACAAATTGCTAACTATCAGATGGGACGCTCAACTCCAATTTTCTCTCCAACAGGCGGAATGAAAATTTCTCCGACGGGACTTGCAACGGTAATGATGATGCACATGGGACTTGGAACTTATAACGGCAAAAAAATCATAAGCAAGCAAAGTGCTGAAACAATGCAATCTGCACAGTTTGGACCAGATGATGAGTATGACCGCTATTGCTTTGCATTAAGAAGAGGTTATGAGCTGCTTGATGGTTATGAAATGATTGGACATGTTGGAGAAGCATACGGAGTTCACACCTCTATGTTTTGGAATAGCGACCGTACTTTTGGTTTTGTTGTAATGACAAACGGCAACCAGGAGAAGTGGGAAAGAGGATTTATGGCAATTCACCGCAGAGTAGATAAATGCCTGTACAACAGACTTATCAAGGGTACATCGGCTGACACCCGCAAGGCTGAAATTGAAAAGATGGAGCAACAAAAGCACTACAATCAACAAACAGATAGATAGCATTATGAAGGCTAATGAAGCGGTAGGACTTGGGGTGGCAGTTGTTAAGGATGGTCATATAATCTACAGAAATACATGGGGATATAAAAATTTGGAAAATAAGACACCTCTTGCAGAGGATGATTTATTTAGAATTGCATCTATCTCAAAATCATTTACCGCAACTTCCATAATGCAGCTGGTTGAACAGGGCAAATTAAGCCTGGATGCAGATGTATCTGATTTAGTTGGATTTAAGGTTAGGAATCCTAAATTCCCGGATGTAAAAATTACACTTTACATGTTGCTTTCTCACTCATCAAGTTTGAATGACAGCCAGGGATATTTTACTCTTGATGTTATAAATCCCGCAAAATCAAAAGATTATGCAAAAGCATACAACAACTACTGCCCGGGAACACAGTATGAATATTGCAATTTAGGATACAATACTTTAGGAACAATTCTGGAGAGGACAAGCGGACAAAGATTTGACAAATACGTTGTAGGTCATGTACTTAATCCGCTGTTTGTTTATGGAGGATATTGGGTTGCAAGCCTGGATGCATCCAAGTTTGTAACGTTATATGAAAAAGATCCAAAGACAGGAAAATATGAACCTCAGCCGGAAGCTTATGATCCAAGAACTGAGCAAATTGCTAACTATCAGATGGGTTACTCAACTCCTGTTTTCTCTCCTACTGGCGGAATGAAACTTTCTCCAACCGGACTGGCAACAGTAATGATGATGCACATGGGACTTGGCAAATATATGGATATGAGGATAATAAAGCCGGAAAGCGCGCTGCTTATGCAAAGCCGCCTTGTTGGACCAACAGATGAAGGAGATGATTACGGCTTTGCAATCAGAACAACAAAACAGCTAATTGACGGCAAAACAATGATTGGTCATACCGGCGGAGCTTACGGGGTTTTAACCTCAATGTTTTGGAACAGGGAGCGCACCTTTGGAATTGTTGTAATGACAAACGGCTGCAATGAAAGAAGCGACCACAACTTTATGACCATCCATCGTGATGTTGATAACTGTTTGTATAACAATTTAATAAAAGGAACAGAAGCGGACAGGTAATAAATAAAGCACAAACTATTTTTGAATATTTTTATCCCGATAGATTATAAATAACGTTGTGAAAAGAGTTTTAATAATCACATATTATTGGCCGCCCGCGGGAGGAAGCGGAGTTCAGCGCTGGCTGAAATTTGCAAAATATCTTCCGCAATATGGCTGGCAGCCTGTTATTTACACTCCGCTTAATCCGGAGGTAAATGCAGAAGATGCCACTCTCGCTAAAGATATTGCTCCGGATTTGGAAGTGATAAAACGCAAAATATTAGAACCTTACGCCATTTATAAAATTCTGTCGGGAAAAAAGAAAAATGAAAAAATAGAGGCTAATGCCGTAGCGCAAAAAAGTTCCGGCGGAATATCTGTTTTTATCCGCGGGAACTTTTTTATCCCCGACCCCCGCGTATGGTGGGTTAGGCCCTCTGTGAATTTTCTTAAAAAATATTTAAAAGAACATCCTGTTGATGCCATTGTTAGCACAGGGCCTCCTCAATCTATGCATTTGATTGCAAAAAGGTTACACGCTTCACTTGGCATTCCTTGGATTGCAGATTTCAGGGATCCGTGGACTAAAATATTCTACTTTAAACATCTGAACCTTACAAAATGTTCCCGCAGGAAACATGAAAAATTAGAGCAGGGCGTAATAGATGAAGCGGATAAAATTGTTGTTGTATCTCCTCAGATGAAGGAGGATTTCAGCTCCATGACAAAAACCCCTATCTCCATTATAACCAATGGTTTTGACCCGGATGATTTCACTGACGGCAACTCAGACAAGATGGGAAAAGAGGTTGCATTGAAAATAGAAACTTTAACAAAGAACAAATTTACTATTGTGCAGACAGGTCTTCTAACTGATGCTGCAAACCCTGACTTATTGTGGCGAGAGCTTGGAGCAAAGGCGGAAGCTGAAGCAGATTTTAGAAAAGATTTTTTGTTTGTAACAATGGGGCAGATGGATTCATCTGTGACGCAGGAGATAGAAGAAGCACATTTGGGACAAAACATTAAGAACCTTGGATATGCTCCTCATTCAGAAGCAGTTGCCTGGCAAAAAAGAGCCAATCTGTTATTGCTGCCTTTGAGGAAAGAGAATGAAGCCAAAGCTATTTTGACGGGGAAGTTTTTTGAATATCTTGCAAGCGGTTCCAGTATTCTTGCAATTGGGCCAACAGATAGTAATCTTGGGGATGCCATGAGGGAGACGGAATGCGGAACTATTTGCGATTATGGAGATTCCAAAGGCATGAGAAGAGTTGTTGACGCCGCGTATGAGGAGTTTAAAAAGAGTTCTTCATCAGAGGTTGAAAACGCCATGGGCCAGCAGCGGAAAAACATTTCCCCTGCAGCCCGGAAATATTCCAGACCTGCTCTAGCTCAGCAATTTGCAGAGCTGTTAAATGAATTTAAAAAATAAAATATATGTCAGAGTTAAAAACACAAAGTTGGTTTAAAAAACTATTGCCGTACATTCTGGCAATTCTTGCCTTTATAATCATAGGATATTCATACGCCCCGTACACATTACAGGGAAAGGTTGTAAATCAATCAGATATCTCTAGCTGGAATGGCATGGCAAATGAGATTGTGACATGGAATGATGCCCATCCGGGAGATAGGACATTGTGGACAAATTCAATGTTTTCCGGAATGCCCGCAACTACAATCTCCGTAAAATATCATGGTGATTTTACCCAATATTTGTATGACATTTTATTTATAGGTCAGCGTCCGGCAAGTTATCTAATCATTTGTATGATAGGAGCATTCTTAATGTTCCTGGCTTTTGGAGTTAATATATGGCTTGCAATTCTTGGAGCAATAGCAATGGCCTTTTGCTCTTATAATATGCAGATTATACAAGTGGGGCATAATTCAAAAATGGTGGCCATTGCCTTTATGCCTTGGGTAATAGCTTCTCTGGTTTACGCATATAAAAAGAACTGGATATGGGGTGCTATTTTCTTTGCTTTTACTTTGAGCTTCCAAATAAAAGCCAATCATCCTCAAATCACTTACTATCTGGCAATCATAGTATTAGGCTTTATCATCTGGCAACTTTGCGATGCGTTAAAAGGCAAAACGTTCTCTAAATTTTTTAAAATTTCTATTGCAATTTTAATAGCCGGTCTGCTTGGAATTGCAACAAATATAAATCATCTGTGGCCAACCTACGAGTATGCAAAACACACAATGAGAGGAGGTACGGAGCTTACGGAAAACACCGCTTCCCAGGCTCAAACGGGTGGCGCAATGGAGGATAAAATTCTGTCGGGAAATAAAAAAGAGAATGCAAAGAGCAGAAGCGGCTTGGATTTGTCTTATGCAACTCAATGGTCCTATGGAATAAATGAAACTCCTAACTTGTTCATTCCTAACTTTAACGGAGGCTCTTCCGCCGGCTCTCTTTCTCAAAAATCTGAAACTTACAAATTACTTTCTCAGAGCTATCAGGGAGCGGACCAGGTTATTCAGCAGATGCCAACATACTGGGGTCCACAGTCATTTACTGCAGGCCCGATGTACATGGGAGCTATTTGCATATTTCTGTTCCTGCTTGGATTTTTTGTACTCAAGGGAGGATTAAAATGGTGGGTTGGAGGCGTCTCCATACTTGCCTTAATGCTTTCATGGGGGTCTCATTTTATGGGACTTACAGAGTTCTTCTTTAATTATGCGCCGCTGTATAACAAGTTCCGAACGGTCTCTATGATTCTTGTGATTTTGCAGGTAATGATTCCAATACTTGCGGTATTAGCTGCAAATGAGATGCTTAACGGAAACATTAAAAAAGAGGAGGCTAAAAAAGGAATGATGTGGGCGCTGGGAATTACTGGAGGCTTTGCATTGCTGTTCTCCATATTCCCTTCTCTGGCAGGCAATTTCACCAGTCAATCTGATTCACAGCTGCCAAAAGAAATTGCTGCGTCATTGGCGCAGGACAGAATCTCATTGCTGAGAGCGGATGCTTTCCGTTCTCTTGTTTTTGTGGTTTTGGCCGCGGCTGCATTGTGGTATGGATTTACAAAGAAACTTAAAGCCAAGCACGCAACTCTTGCACTTATTGTTTTGGTAATTATTGATATGTGGGGAGTTGACAAGAGATATTTGGGAAGCAAGGATTTTGTTAGTCAACAGGATTTTACAAGTGTTCTTAACAAGCGCCCGGTAGATGAAATGATATTAAGCGACAAGAGTCCCGATTATAGAGTTTTGGATTTATCCGTGGATCCGTTTAACAATGCCTACACAAGTTATTGGCACAAAACGATAGGCGGTTACTCTCCTGCAAAATTGCAGCGTTATCAGGATTTGATTGAGCGTGACATTATGCCTGAAATCCAGGGTCTTGCAAAAGAACTGGACAGCGCTAAAACTATCGCCGATGCAAATGCCGCAATCACATACCATCCTGTTTTAAGCATGCTTAATACAAGATATATTATTCTTAATGCACAAACTCCTCCGCTTATAAACAACTTTGCATTAGGCAATTGCTGGT
The window above is part of the Bacteroidales bacterium genome. Proteins encoded here:
- a CDS encoding YfhO family protein; amino-acid sequence: MSELKTQSWFKKLLPYILAILAFIIIGYSYAPYTLQGKVVNQSDISSWNGMANEIVTWNDAHPGDRTLWTNSMFSGMPATTISVKYHGDFTQYLYDILFIGQRPASYLIICMIGAFLMFLAFGVNIWLAILGAIAMAFCSYNMQIIQVGHNSKMVAIAFMPWVIASLVYAYKKNWIWGAIFFAFTLSFQIKANHPQITYYLAIIVLGFIIWQLCDALKGKTFSKFFKISIAILIAGLLGIATNINHLWPTYEYAKHTMRGGTELTENTASQAQTGGAMEDKILSGNKKENAKSRSGLDLSYATQWSYGINETPNLFIPNFNGGSSAGSLSQKSETYKLLSQSYQGADQVIQQMPTYWGPQSFTAGPMYMGAICIFLFLLGFFVLKGGLKWWVGGVSILALMLSWGSHFMGLTEFFFNYAPLYNKFRTVSMILVILQVMIPILAVLAANEMLNGNIKKEEAKKGMMWALGITGGFALLFSIFPSLAGNFTSQSDSQLPKEIAASLAQDRISLLRADAFRSLVFVVLAAAALWYGFTKKLKAKHATLALIVLVIIDMWGVDKRYLGSKDFVSQQDFTSVLNKRPVDEMILSDKSPDYRVLDLSVDPFNNAYTSYWHKTIGGYSPAKLQRYQDLIERDIMPEIQGLAKELDSAKTIADANAAITYHPVLSMLNTRYIILNAQTPPLINNFALGNCWFVNNIVPAQDANDEMAKLQTIDPHTTAVISNDFLDKDAQLKQITAAPKDTAAGFSSIALTSYAPNKLTYHYSSKAPKIALFSEVYYNPGWTAKLKNPSGEKELNIFRANWILRGVVLPAGEGDITFFFEPESFTKGELYSEIASGILILLLIGGIVCSIRKKRKLAQVAD